Proteins encoded within one genomic window of Streptomyces sp. NBC_00523:
- a CDS encoding prenyltransferase, with amino-acid sequence MSLPERTEHLVLPGVLTAAQAAETVAAVRAVQRPDGAIPWFRGHHLDPWDHTEAAMALDAAGEHTAAERAYEWLARHQNADGSWYAAYHDGDAGQPTDRSRETNFCAYVAVGVWHHYLATGDDAFVDRMWPTVHAAVEFVLRLQQPGGQIGWKREDDGTEVTDALLTGSSSIHQALRCALAIAERREEPQPDWELATGALGHAIRSHPERFLDKSRYSMDWYYPVLGGAVTGAAAKERIEEGWDRFVVPGLGVRCVLPNPWVTGGESCELALALWVMGESDRALDILQSVQHLRAEGGMYWTGYVFEGNRAFWPEEHTSWTAGSLLLAVAALGGDEATTAVFSGDRLPKGLEPDCCG; translated from the coding sequence GTGAGCCTTCCCGAGCGGACCGAACACCTCGTCCTGCCCGGAGTCCTCACCGCCGCGCAGGCCGCCGAGACCGTCGCCGCGGTGCGCGCCGTGCAGCGCCCGGACGGCGCCATCCCGTGGTTCCGCGGCCACCACCTCGACCCGTGGGACCACACCGAGGCCGCCATGGCCCTGGACGCGGCCGGCGAGCACACCGCCGCGGAACGCGCGTACGAGTGGCTGGCCCGCCACCAGAACGCCGACGGCTCCTGGTACGCCGCCTACCACGACGGCGACGCCGGTCAGCCGACCGACCGCAGCCGGGAGACCAACTTCTGCGCCTACGTGGCCGTCGGCGTCTGGCACCACTACCTCGCCACCGGCGACGACGCCTTCGTGGACCGGATGTGGCCCACGGTCCACGCGGCCGTCGAGTTCGTCCTGCGCCTCCAGCAGCCCGGCGGCCAGATCGGCTGGAAGCGGGAGGACGACGGCACGGAGGTGACGGACGCGCTGCTGACCGGGTCCTCCTCCATCCACCAGGCCCTGCGCTGCGCGCTGGCCATCGCCGAGCGCCGCGAGGAGCCGCAGCCGGACTGGGAGCTGGCGACCGGGGCGCTCGGCCACGCGATCCGCAGCCACCCGGAGCGCTTCCTCGACAAGAGCCGTTACTCGATGGACTGGTACTACCCGGTCCTCGGCGGCGCCGTCACCGGCGCGGCGGCCAAGGAGCGCATCGAGGAGGGCTGGGACCGCTTCGTCGTCCCCGGCCTCGGGGTGCGCTGCGTGCTGCCCAACCCGTGGGTGACCGGCGGCGAGAGCTGCGAACTTGCCCTGGCCCTCTGGGTGATGGGCGAGTCCGACCGGGCGCTCGACATCCTCCAGTCGGTCCAGCACCTGCGGGCCGAGGGCGGCATGTACTGGACGGGCTACGTCTTCGAGGGCAACCGCGCCTTCTGGCCCGAGGAGCACACCTCCTGGACGGCCGGTTCGCTGCTGCTGGCGGTGGCCGCGCTCGGAGGGGACGAGGCGACCACCGCCGTGTTCAGCGGGGACCGGCTCCCGAAGGGGCTGGAGCCGGACTGCTGCGGCTGA
- a CDS encoding class I SAM-dependent methyltransferase — translation MLTVDFTRFPLAAGDRVLDLGCGAGRHAFECYRRGAQVVALDQNGEEIREVAKWFAAMKEAGEAPEGATATAMEGDALNLPFPDESFDVVIISEVMEHIPDDKGVLAEMVRVLRPGGRIAVTVPRYGPEKVCWALSDAYHEVEGGHIRIYKADELLGKMRGAGLKPYGTHHAHALHSPYWWLKCAFGVDNDKALPVKAYHKLLVWDIMKKPALTRVAEKLLNPVVGKSFVAYATKPHLPLAAAAAAEAEA, via the coding sequence GTGCTGACCGTGGACTTCACCCGCTTCCCGCTCGCCGCAGGCGACCGCGTGCTCGACCTCGGGTGCGGCGCCGGACGCCACGCCTTCGAGTGCTACCGGCGCGGCGCCCAGGTGGTGGCCCTCGACCAGAACGGCGAGGAGATCCGCGAGGTCGCGAAGTGGTTCGCCGCGATGAAGGAGGCCGGGGAGGCCCCCGAGGGCGCCACCGCCACCGCGATGGAGGGCGATGCGCTCAACCTGCCCTTCCCCGACGAGTCCTTCGACGTCGTGATCATCTCCGAGGTCATGGAGCACATCCCCGACGACAAGGGCGTCCTCGCCGAGATGGTCCGCGTGCTGCGGCCCGGCGGCCGGATCGCCGTCACCGTCCCGCGCTACGGCCCCGAGAAGGTCTGCTGGGCGCTCTCCGACGCGTACCACGAGGTCGAGGGCGGCCACATCCGCATCTACAAGGCCGACGAGCTCCTCGGTAAGATGCGCGGCGCCGGCCTCAAGCCGTACGGCACCCACCACGCGCACGCGCTGCACTCCCCGTACTGGTGGCTCAAGTGCGCGTTCGGCGTCGACAACGACAAGGCGTTGCCGGTGAAGGCGTACCACAAGCTCCTGGTCTGGGACATCATGAAGAAGCCCGCCCTGACCCGGGTCGCCGAGAAGCTGCTCAACCCGGTCGTCGGCAAGAGCTTCGTGGCGTACGCGACCAAGCCGCACCTGCCCCTCGCCGCCGCAGCAGCCGCCGAGGCCGAGGCGTGA
- a CDS encoding glycosyltransferase family 4 protein codes for MTAEAVESGPRTGVAAPGTGPGDGPLRIALLTYKGNPFCGGQGVYVRHLARELARLGHRVEVIGAQPYPVLDEGVPLTELPSLDLYRQPDPFRTPSRGEYRDWIDAAEVATMWTGGFPEPLTFSLRARRHLAARRGEFDVIHDNQTLGYGLLADLGAPLVTTIHHPITVDRQLDLDAATSRRRRASVRRWYGFTRMQKRVARRLPSVLTVSGSSKQEIVDHLGVDPRRIRVVHIGADTDLWSPDPSVAEVPGRIVTTSSADVPLKGLVHLVEALAKLRTGNPAAHLVVVGRRAEDGPVARAIERHGLADAVEFVKGISDSELVDLVRGAQIACVPSLYEGFSLPAAEAMATGTPLVATTGGAIPEVAGPDGETCLAVAPGDPGALADALGRLLGDAELRARLGAAGRERVLARFTWKQAAIGTAELYRQAIAARAATGPGGRR; via the coding sequence GTGACCGCTGAGGCCGTTGAGTCGGGCCCCCGTACGGGCGTCGCCGCACCGGGCACGGGCCCCGGCGACGGACCCCTGCGCATCGCGCTCCTCACCTACAAGGGCAACCCCTTCTGCGGCGGCCAGGGCGTCTACGTACGGCACCTCGCCCGCGAACTCGCCCGGCTGGGCCACCGCGTCGAGGTCATCGGCGCCCAGCCCTACCCGGTCCTCGACGAGGGCGTCCCGCTCACCGAGCTCCCCAGCCTCGACCTGTACCGGCAGCCCGACCCGTTCCGCACCCCGAGCCGCGGCGAGTACCGGGACTGGATCGACGCCGCCGAGGTCGCCACCATGTGGACCGGCGGCTTCCCCGAACCGCTCACCTTCAGCCTCCGGGCCCGGCGCCATCTCGCCGCCCGGCGCGGCGAGTTCGACGTCATCCACGACAACCAGACCCTCGGCTACGGGCTCCTCGCCGACCTCGGCGCACCCCTGGTCACCACGATCCACCACCCCATCACCGTCGACCGGCAGCTCGACCTGGACGCCGCGACGAGCCGCCGCCGCCGGGCCTCCGTGCGCCGCTGGTACGGGTTCACCCGCATGCAGAAGCGGGTCGCGCGCCGCCTGCCCTCCGTGCTCACCGTCTCCGGCTCCTCCAAGCAGGAGATCGTGGACCACCTCGGTGTCGACCCGCGCCGCATCCGGGTCGTCCACATCGGGGCCGACACCGATCTGTGGTCGCCGGACCCCTCGGTCGCCGAGGTCCCGGGCCGCATCGTCACCACGTCGAGCGCCGACGTCCCGCTCAAGGGCCTCGTCCACCTCGTGGAGGCCCTCGCCAAGCTCCGTACCGGCAACCCCGCCGCCCACCTCGTCGTCGTCGGCAGGCGCGCCGAGGACGGGCCGGTCGCCCGGGCCATCGAGCGGCACGGCCTCGCGGACGCCGTCGAGTTCGTCAAGGGCATCAGCGACTCCGAGCTGGTCGACCTGGTGCGCGGCGCGCAGATCGCCTGCGTCCCCTCGCTGTACGAGGGCTTCTCGCTGCCCGCCGCCGAGGCCATGGCCACCGGCACCCCGCTGGTCGCGACGACCGGCGGCGCCATCCCGGAGGTCGCCGGACCCGACGGGGAGACCTGCCTCGCGGTCGCGCCCGGTGACCCGGGGGCCCTCGCCGACGCGCTCGGCCGGCTGCTCGGCGACGCGGAGCTGCGCGCCCGGCTCGGGGCCGCAGGCCGTGAGCGGGTGCTCGCCCGGTTCACCTGGAAGCAGGCCGCCATCGGCACCGCCGAGCTCTACCGGCAGGCCATCGCCGCCCGCGCCGCCACCGGCCCCGGTGGCCGGCGGTGA